In one window of Chitinophagales bacterium DNA:
- a CDS encoding cellulase family glycosylhydrolase: MWINSRAEIHAKDPLKNVLEKLGAGVNLSHFEKYWAPYETTMAADLNPKLESIRAAGFSTVRLPVHFDMFLEDGQRFKEEFLIKIGNIYQTCIAQKLKLIIVYHYGKIQNNNTDAETARVIQLWTQLARLFKGSGYEDLFFELYNEPTMDVWLWKYVINSMYPPLRREDPNRIFIVGGSNYNGISELLHLGKLDDNRILYTFHFYEPYIFTHQGAEWTKEKTYITGFPYPYKKRKMPELYYAPDGAQMEKDYQRYYREADPAYLEAKISNALKECQQRGMPLICTEFGVIKGAPRKAKNNYLTDLTKILTNLHIPAMVWDYDDRFTITEEDGDLLSPIKKWIQKN, translated from the coding sequence ATGTGGATAAATTCTCGCGCAGAAATTCATGCAAAAGACCCTCTAAAAAATGTGCTGGAGAAACTGGGTGCCGGGGTCAATCTTTCACACTTTGAAAAGTACTGGGCACCCTATGAAACAACCATGGCTGCAGACCTTAACCCTAAGCTAGAATCGATTCGAGCCGCAGGGTTTTCAACGGTAAGGCTTCCTGTACACTTCGACATGTTTTTGGAGGATGGTCAGCGCTTCAAAGAAGAATTCCTGATTAAAATTGGCAATATCTACCAAACCTGTATCGCCCAAAAGCTTAAACTGATCATTGTTTACCACTACGGCAAAATTCAGAACAACAATACCGATGCTGAAACCGCAAGAGTGATCCAGCTATGGACGCAGCTCGCCAGACTTTTCAAGGGTAGCGGTTATGAGGATCTATTCTTTGAGCTATATAACGAACCCACCATGGATGTTTGGCTCTGGAAATATGTGATCAACAGCATGTATCCCCCGCTTAGAAGAGAGGACCCCAACCGAATTTTTATCGTAGGAGGAAGTAACTACAACGGAATCAGCGAGTTACTTCATCTTGGTAAACTAGACGACAACAGGATTCTCTATACTTTTCACTTTTATGAGCCCTATATCTTCACACATCAGGGCGCAGAGTGGACCAAGGAAAAAACCTATATCACTGGCTTTCCCTACCCATACAAAAAAAGAAAAATGCCTGAGCTCTATTATGCGCCAGACGGAGCTCAAATGGAAAAGGACTACCAGCGCTACTATCGCGAAGCTGACCCTGCTTATCTCGAAGCCAAGATCAGTAACGCCCTCAAGGAATGCCAGCAAAGAGGCATGCCCCTGATTTGTACAGAATTCGGCGTAATCAAAGGTGCACCCAGAAAAGCCAAGAATAACTATCTGACCGATCTTACCAAGATTCTGACCAATCTTCATATTCCGGCCATGGTCTGGGATTATGATGATAGATTTACGATTACAGAGGAGGACGGCGACCTGCTTTCTCCCATCAAAAAGTGGATTCAAAAAAATTAA
- a CDS encoding ATP-binding cassette domain-containing protein, with protein sequence MQILQLNNISKAYGRIQALQDVSFNIPKGCVFGILGPNGSGKTTMLGIILDVLKADAGNFRWFEQAPDPHQRKKIGSLLETPNFYHYLSGTDNLKITQHISGRGDADSIDAVLEIVKLTQRKKSKFSTYSLGMKQRLAIGAALLGNPDVLVLDEPTNGLDPVGIAEIRALIKELASNGKTIIMASHLLDEVEKVCTHVAILKKGKLLAAGHVDEVLLNEDIVEVAASDKAQLIAVVQQMPEMTHFKEEGDKLQLFFPQGKADLEAVNRFCHEKGIVINLLTPKKKSLEAKFFELTNN encoded by the coding sequence ATGCAAATACTGCAACTCAACAACATCAGCAAAGCTTATGGCAGAATACAGGCTTTGCAGGATGTATCATTCAACATTCCCAAAGGATGTGTCTTCGGGATTCTTGGCCCCAATGGCAGTGGTAAAACCACGATGCTGGGCATTATCCTTGATGTACTGAAAGCCGATGCCGGTAATTTCCGCTGGTTTGAACAAGCGCCAGACCCACATCAGCGTAAGAAAATTGGCTCATTGCTGGAAACACCCAATTTCTATCACTATCTGTCCGGTACAGATAATCTTAAAATCACCCAACACATCAGTGGCAGAGGTGATGCCGACTCAATTGATGCCGTATTAGAAATCGTAAAGCTCACCCAGCGCAAGAAATCCAAATTCAGTACCTATAGTCTGGGTATGAAACAAAGACTGGCCATCGGTGCTGCGTTGTTGGGTAATCCGGATGTGCTGGTATTGGATGAACCCACAAACGGACTTGACCCAGTAGGTATTGCTGAGATTAGGGCACTAATTAAGGAGTTAGCCAGCAATGGTAAGACTATCATCATGGCTAGTCACCTCTTGGACGAAGTGGAGAAAGTTTGTACACACGTAGCCATTCTGAAAAAAGGAAAGCTATTAGCTGCAGGTCATGTAGATGAAGTGCTGTTGAATGAGGATATCGTTGAAGTAGCTGCATCCGATAAAGCACAGTTAATTGCTGTTGTGCAACAAATGCCCGAGATGACGCACTTTAAAGAGGAAGGTGATAAACTGCAACTATTCTTCCCGCAAGGCAAAGCCGATCTGGAAGCAGTCAACAGATTCTGCCATGAAAAAGGCATTGTCATTAACCTGCTCACCCCTAAGAAGAAAAGTTTGGAAGCTAAATTCTTTGAACTCACCAACAACTAA
- a CDS encoding ABC transporter permease gives MLHILKIEWLKIKKYPAFWWMFGIVALTYPGINLIFFNVYNDITKRKDVAGALAKQLLGNPFAFPETWHSVAYFSSWFVMIPSILVIMVITNEYTYKTHRQNIIDGMSRQEFMLGKMIDVAIIAGVATIMCALVATGFGIYTSKYADRWAEQLHYIPLFFLQTFSQLSVAFFLGFIIRKAFIALGVLMFYVVIVENAAVAYLKYQKLDFIGKFFPLEMSDRLLPVPAFLGKIDQEAYDKSLNAVTEHTIYTIILTAFIWWGCIYLYKKRDL, from the coding sequence ATGCTGCATATACTCAAAATAGAATGGCTAAAGATCAAAAAGTACCCGGCATTCTGGTGGATGTTTGGCATTGTTGCCCTCACCTATCCTGGCATCAATCTGATCTTTTTCAATGTGTATAACGATATCACCAAACGAAAAGATGTTGCAGGTGCACTGGCCAAACAATTGCTAGGCAATCCATTTGCTTTTCCTGAAACCTGGCACTCAGTTGCGTATTTCTCCTCTTGGTTTGTGATGATTCCATCCATTTTGGTTATCATGGTCATCACCAACGAATACACGTACAAAACACATCGTCAGAATATCATCGATGGCATGAGCCGTCAGGAATTCATGTTAGGCAAGATGATTGATGTAGCCATCATTGCAGGTGTTGCCACCATCATGTGTGCTTTGGTTGCAACAGGATTTGGCATCTATACTTCAAAATATGCCGACAGATGGGCAGAGCAGTTACACTACATTCCTTTATTCTTCCTGCAAACATTCTCTCAGTTATCTGTTGCATTCTTTTTAGGATTCATCATACGTAAAGCTTTTATTGCCTTGGGTGTGCTGATGTTCTACGTAGTAATTGTGGAAAATGCTGCAGTAGCTTATCTGAAATACCAGAAGCTGGATTTCATCGGTAAGTTTTTCCCGCTGGAAATGTCTGATCGTTTATTACCGGTTCCTGCATTCTTAGGAAAGATTGATCAGGAAGCATACGATAAATCACTTAATGCAGTAACTGAACACACAATTTACACCATCATCCTTACCGCATTTATATGGTGGGGATGTATCTATCTCTACAAGAAACGCGATCTCTGA
- a CDS encoding TIGR01777 family oxidoreductase, with the protein MATYLISGGTGLVGTRLSKQLLEAGHEVIILTRKAQAANGKLRYAQWDLAEQTIDAAAIQSVDYIIHLAGAGVADKRWTAARKQEILDSRTQSSALLVKALKEIPNKVQAVISASAIGWYGPDTAASLQKGFSEDAPADNAYLGETCRLWEESIAPVEALGIRLVKLRIGIVLATQGGALVEFKKPLMGGVAAILGSGQQVISWVHIDDLCAMFRYAAEHTNMHGAYNAVANQPVTNKAMTLALARQLRGQWFIPVYVPAFVLKLVLGEMSIEVLKSATVSNKKILAAGFHCQYPNIDAALQQLFPK; encoded by the coding sequence ATGGCAACTTATTTGATTTCCGGAGGAACGGGCCTGGTGGGCACAAGACTGAGTAAGCAATTGCTGGAAGCAGGGCATGAAGTGATCATTCTTACCCGTAAAGCACAAGCTGCAAATGGTAAGCTTCGTTATGCACAATGGGATTTGGCTGAACAAACCATTGATGCAGCTGCTATTCAGTCGGTGGATTATATCATACATCTGGCCGGTGCAGGTGTTGCCGATAAACGCTGGACTGCTGCACGTAAGCAGGAGATTCTGGATAGCAGAACACAGAGTAGTGCTTTGTTGGTGAAAGCGCTAAAGGAAATACCCAATAAAGTGCAGGCAGTAATCAGCGCTTCAGCAATTGGTTGGTATGGACCTGATACTGCTGCTTCATTGCAAAAAGGTTTTTCAGAAGATGCACCTGCTGATAATGCTTATCTGGGTGAAACTTGCAGATTGTGGGAAGAGAGCATTGCACCTGTGGAAGCATTGGGTATTCGTTTAGTGAAATTGCGCATAGGTATTGTACTGGCTACACAAGGCGGTGCGTTAGTAGAATTTAAGAAGCCACTAATGGGTGGCGTAGCTGCCATCCTTGGTAGCGGGCAACAGGTCATCAGCTGGGTGCATATTGATGATCTTTGCGCTATGTTCCGATATGCGGCTGAGCATACAAACATGCATGGTGCATACAATGCGGTAGCAAATCAACCGGTAACCAATAAAGCAATGACATTGGCTTTGGCAAGACAACTCAGAGGTCAGTGGTTTATACCTGTATACGTGCCTGCTTTTGTTTTGAAACTGGTATTGGGTGAAATGAGTATTGAAGTGTTGAAGAGTGCCACTGTCAGCAATAAAAAAATACTGGCAGCGGGTTTTCACTGCCAGTATCCAAATATTGATGCTGCTTTGCAACAGCTCTTTCCAAAATAA
- the ftsZ gene encoding cell division protein FtsZ, whose amino-acid sequence MIHFDLPKAKSSIIKVLGVGGGGSNAVNFMFEEHIEGVDFIICNTDAKAIEQSKVPNKIQLGPHLTQGLGAGANPEVGKMATEESLEEIKRILEVNTKMAFITAGMGGGTGTGGAPIIAQICKDLGILTVGIVTTPFGFEGPRRMAQAEEGIRQLKPYVDTLLVISNDKLRMQYGNLKMKDAFGKADNVLATAAKCITDIINSRGHIIVDFADVCTVMKNGGVAILGSAAVEGEDRAQRAIEEALTSPLLNDSDIRGAKWILVNINSAEGEHECTMDELETISNYLRMQAGEHADVIMGMGHDASLDKKIGITLVATGFEHKDPFDKERNIVKPREEKIVMTLDIEAANKPVAPVAEAPAAATATQQSLPLADADPFAPRLAVPELEPVMQETPMPVEAELEPVQSMEDLMPQLVEETTEVAIDTVVEEEPEVLRFELSTEITEEVVIPAPVAETPVHIPASPIREEQPVWQTTPAPALTPALETGFLRKPATIYAEQTQQEPVRQQPATPKVEEPTAPMPVLQQEDAEIELQLVEKEASPAPAMQQMNMDNGISLDNEEEQKRRAAERIQKLRNLSFNMNAADPNNEFDAVPAYIRRNMELFGSTLTSVENFYSKYTVSKDENDQTQISTINTFLDGKKPD is encoded by the coding sequence ATGATTCATTTTGATTTGCCAAAGGCAAAATCTTCCATCATCAAAGTCTTAGGCGTTGGTGGTGGCGGAAGCAACGCTGTTAACTTCATGTTTGAAGAACATATTGAAGGCGTTGATTTCATTATCTGTAATACCGATGCCAAGGCGATAGAACAAAGTAAAGTTCCTAACAAAATACAACTCGGCCCACACCTTACACAAGGTTTAGGTGCAGGTGCCAATCCTGAAGTAGGTAAAATGGCTACTGAAGAATCGCTCGAAGAAATCAAGCGTATTCTGGAAGTAAATACCAAGATGGCTTTTATCACTGCCGGTATGGGTGGTGGTACAGGTACAGGTGGTGCACCTATCATTGCACAAATCTGTAAAGACCTGGGCATACTTACCGTTGGTATTGTAACAACACCATTTGGTTTTGAAGGTCCGCGCCGTATGGCACAGGCTGAAGAAGGTATTCGTCAGTTAAAGCCTTATGTAGATACGCTTTTGGTGATCAGTAATGATAAACTGCGTATGCAGTATGGCAACCTGAAGATGAAAGATGCTTTCGGTAAAGCCGATAATGTACTGGCTACTGCAGCCAAGTGTATCACCGATATTATCAATAGCCGCGGTCATATCATCGTTGACTTCGCAGATGTGTGCACTGTTATGAAGAATGGTGGTGTAGCTATACTGGGTAGTGCTGCTGTTGAAGGTGAAGATCGTGCTCAGCGTGCAATTGAAGAAGCATTGACTTCTCCTTTGCTGAATGATAGTGATATCCGCGGTGCCAAGTGGATTCTGGTAAATATCAATAGTGCAGAAGGTGAACATGAGTGCACCATGGATGAACTGGAAACCATCAGCAATTACCTGCGTATGCAAGCTGGTGAACATGCCGATGTAATCATGGGTATGGGCCACGATGCTTCTTTGGATAAAAAGATTGGTATCACTCTTGTTGCTACCGGATTTGAGCACAAAGATCCATTCGATAAAGAGCGTAACATCGTGAAGCCTCGTGAAGAGAAGATCGTGATGACGCTGGATATTGAAGCTGCCAATAAGCCCGTTGCACCAGTAGCAGAAGCACCTGCAGCAGCTACCGCAACACAACAATCACTGCCGCTGGCAGATGCTGATCCGTTTGCGCCACGCTTGGCTGTTCCTGAGTTGGAGCCTGTTATGCAGGAAACACCAATGCCGGTAGAAGCAGAATTGGAACCGGTACAATCAATGGAAGACCTTATGCCTCAGCTGGTGGAAGAAACAACAGAGGTAGCAATAGATACAGTTGTTGAAGAAGAGCCTGAAGTGTTGCGCTTTGAACTGAGCACAGAAATTACAGAAGAAGTGGTGATACCTGCACCTGTAGCAGAAACACCTGTACATATTCCTGCAAGTCCAATCAGAGAAGAACAACCTGTTTGGCAGACCACACCTGCTCCTGCACTAACACCTGCATTAGAAACAGGATTCCTGCGTAAGCCAGCTACGATTTATGCAGAACAAACTCAACAGGAGCCTGTTCGTCAGCAGCCAGCAACACCAAAAGTGGAAGAACCAACTGCACCAATGCCTGTTTTGCAACAGGAAGATGCAGAGATAGAATTGCAATTGGTAGAGAAAGAAGCAAGTCCTGCGCCTGCAATGCAACAGATGAATATGGACAATGGCATATCGCTGGACAATGAAGAAGAGCAGAAGCGTCGTGCTGCTGAGCGTATTCAGAAACTGCGTAATCTCTCCTTCAATATGAATGCTGCTGATCCAAACAATGAATTTGATGCTGTGCCTGCGTATATCCGCAGAAACATGGAATTATTTGGCAGCACCCTTACTTCCGTAGAGAATTTCTACAGTAAATACACAGTAAGTAAGGACGAGAATGATCAAACACAGATTTCTACAATCAATACGTTTTTAGACGGCAAAAAGCCGGATTAA
- the ftsA gene encoding cell division protein FtsA, translating into MNQHESPIIVGLDIGTTKIAAIAGRKNEYGKLEILGFGRANSNGVQHGQVLNIDQTIKAIQQALQNCYESNPDLDIKEVYVGIAGHHIKSLQTRGDMVRQDPENEIQRWEIDQLIDNQRKTFIPAGDQIIDVIPQDFHVDNIQYIKDPVGYNGVKVGANFHIITGDRNAIRNINRAVERSGLQTKDLVLQPLASASAVMSDIDMEAGVAILDIGGGTSDLAVFYEGILKHTAVIPFGGENITNDIRLGLGVLKSQAEAMKVQFGSALADEAKSNAYITIPGLKGMPAKEISVKNLAQIIQARMGEILDFVTYHLKQVGLDSRALNGGIILTGGGAQLKHLIQLTEYTTGLNARIGLPTEHLAPNHIEELRKPVYSTCLGLILKGYSDYEHKHKQFTQTFTKVSVPKTLTVEAPVAAAQAEETVSVKERKLRFWDKFKDNLIDLFKEEEDQVIK; encoded by the coding sequence ATGAATCAGCACGAGTCACCAATTATTGTTGGTCTCGACATTGGAACCACAAAGATCGCTGCCATTGCCGGTCGCAAGAACGAATATGGCAAGCTGGAGATCCTTGGTTTCGGACGCGCCAACAGCAATGGCGTTCAGCACGGACAAGTATTGAACATTGATCAAACCATCAAAGCCATTCAACAGGCTTTGCAGAACTGCTACGAAAGCAATCCGGATCTGGACATTAAGGAAGTGTACGTGGGTATTGCCGGCCATCATATCAAGAGCCTGCAGACCCGTGGCGATATGGTACGTCAGGACCCCGAGAACGAAATCCAGCGTTGGGAGATTGATCAGTTGATCGATAATCAGCGTAAAACATTTATTCCTGCAGGTGATCAAATTATTGATGTGATTCCGCAGGATTTTCATGTAGACAATATCCAATACATCAAGGATCCCGTTGGATATAACGGCGTGAAAGTGGGTGCTAATTTCCACATCATTACCGGCGATCGTAACGCCATCCGCAATATCAATCGTGCTGTAGAAAGAAGTGGTCTGCAAACAAAAGACCTCGTACTACAGCCTTTGGCTTCAGCAAGTGCAGTAATGAGTGATATTGATATGGAAGCAGGTGTGGCCATCCTCGATATTGGTGGTGGTACTTCTGATCTGGCTGTATTCTATGAAGGCATCTTAAAGCATACTGCGGTGATTCCTTTCGGTGGTGAAAATATCACCAATGATATTCGCCTTGGTCTGGGTGTATTAAAGAGTCAGGCTGAAGCAATGAAAGTGCAATTTGGTAGCGCTTTGGCCGATGAAGCCAAGTCGAATGCATACATCACCATTCCAGGTTTGAAAGGCATGCCTGCAAAAGAGATCAGCGTGAAGAATCTGGCGCAGATCATTCAGGCAAGAATGGGTGAGATACTAGATTTTGTAACCTATCACCTCAAGCAGGTTGGTCTAGACAGTCGCGCTTTGAATGGTGGTATCATCTTAACTGGTGGTGGTGCTCAGTTGAAGCATTTGATTCAGTTGACTGAGTACACAACCGGACTGAATGCAAGAATTGGTTTGCCAACAGAACACCTGGCACCGAATCATATTGAAGAACTGCGTAAGCCTGTGTATTCAACCTGTCTGGGTTTGATTCTGAAGGGTTACAGCGATTATGAGCATAAGCACAAGCAATTCACACAAACTTTCACCAAAGTGTCTGTACCAAAGACGCTAACAGTGGAAGCGCCTGTTGCTGCAGCACAAGCTGAAGAAACAGTGAGTGTGAAAGAACGCAAACTGCGTTTCTGGGATAAGTTTAAAGACAACCTGATCGATCTCTTCAAGGAAGAAGAAGATCAGGTGATAAAATAA
- a CDS encoding UDP-N-acetylmuramate--L-alanine ligase produces the protein MIRLNDIKHIYFIGIGGIGMSALARYFHSRGVVVRGYDRTATPLTKELEAAGMDIHYEDNIALLSKEADAVVYTPAIPANHTELNYYRDNGYVVAKRSDVLQWITESSFNVCIGGTHGKTTITTMTAHLLRDTGFGCNAFLGGIAANYGTNFWSSDQNNVVVEADEYDRSFLKLSPDIAVITAMDPDHLDIYGTPQAVEDAFVQFTQKVKSGGCLIYKFGLSRAADLKASHTYSYHLNDTSADVYAQNIRVFDGEYTFDVQGKGWTLTDVVLTMGGLHNIENALAAITVAKHLHIADEQIKAAVANFKGVKRRFEYILKDDRHILIDDYAHHPEELRALISGVRSLYKQKITLVFQPHLFSRTKDLSTEFAASLDMADEVILLPIYPARELPMEGVTSSLILDQMQLTRKQILDKESMLTYIEKNQPGLLVMAGAGDIDALVNPVKQVLQ, from the coding sequence ATGATCAGGCTGAACGATATCAAACATATTTACTTCATCGGCATCGGCGGTATTGGCATGAGTGCACTCGCTCGCTATTTTCATTCACGTGGAGTAGTAGTGCGTGGCTACGATAGAACAGCTACGCCGCTTACAAAAGAGTTGGAAGCTGCGGGAATGGATATTCACTATGAAGACAATATCGCTTTGTTATCGAAAGAAGCTGATGCTGTTGTGTATACACCTGCTATCCCAGCTAATCATACAGAGCTGAATTATTATCGCGACAATGGCTATGTGGTAGCTAAGCGTAGTGATGTGTTGCAATGGATTACCGAAAGCAGTTTCAATGTTTGCATTGGTGGTACGCATGGTAAAACAACCATTACGACCATGACGGCGCACTTGTTGCGTGATACCGGCTTTGGCTGTAATGCTTTTCTCGGTGGTATTGCTGCCAACTACGGCACTAATTTCTGGAGCAGCGATCAGAACAATGTGGTTGTTGAAGCAGATGAATACGATAGAAGTTTCCTGAAACTCTCTCCGGATATTGCTGTCATCACAGCCATGGATCCGGATCATCTGGATATATATGGTACACCTCAAGCAGTAGAAGATGCTTTTGTACAGTTTACACAGAAAGTAAAGTCCGGTGGTTGTTTGATCTATAAGTTCGGATTGAGCAGAGCTGCTGACTTGAAGGCAAGCCATACGTATAGCTATCATCTGAATGATACAAGCGCAGATGTGTATGCACAGAATATTCGTGTGTTTGATGGTGAATACACATTTGATGTGCAGGGCAAGGGGTGGACTTTAACCGATGTAGTGCTCACGATGGGCGGCTTGCACAATATTGAAAATGCACTGGCTGCAATTACGGTTGCCAAGCATTTGCATATTGCTGATGAGCAAATCAAAGCAGCAGTGGCAAATTTTAAAGGTGTGAAGCGTCGCTTTGAATATATCCTGAAGGACGACCGTCATATTCTGATTGATGACTATGCCCATCATCCGGAAGAATTGCGTGCCTTGATTAGTGGTGTGCGCAGTTTATACAAGCAGAAAATCACACTTGTATTTCAACCGCATTTGTTTAGTAGAACAAAAGATCTCTCCACGGAATTTGCAGCAAGTTTGGATATGGCAGATGAAGTAATCCTGTTACCCATCTATCCTGCCAGAGAGTTGCCCATGGAGGGTGTTACCAGTAGTTTGATTCTGGATCAAATGCAGTTAACGCGTAAGCAGATACTTGATAAGGAATCGATGCTGACCTATATAGAAAAGAATCAGCCCGGATTATTGGTGATGGCTGGAGCAGGTGATATTGATGCATTAGTGAACCCAGTAAAACAAGTGTTGCAATAA
- the murG gene encoding undecaprenyldiphospho-muramoylpentapeptide beta-N-acetylglucosaminyltransferase yields the protein MAKIIIAGGGTGGHIFPAVAIANALKQLEPATEILFVGAKGKMEMEKVPQAGYRIVGLDIAGFNRASLLSNIGLPFKLIKSFFQVRKIFQSFKPDACIGVGGYSTFPVLKLAQQKGIPTFIHESNSFAGKSNILLGKKATKVFTGTSNMEQFFPAAKIQVTGNPVRASIAHNRPTKQTAIAAFGLDASKPTILAIGGSLGARSINAALAAGLDAIEAAGVQLIWQTGKTTAAQFKEKAAGRNNVWCDAFINQMEQAYAAADVVISRAGAMSVAELCVVAKPAIFVPFPHAAEDHQTVNAMHLVNQGAALLVKDADAATTLVSTVLALVKDADKCAALQANIAPLAISDADTVVAKTILQYLNK from the coding sequence ATGGCTAAGATCATTATTGCAGGAGGTGGAACAGGCGGACATATTTTTCCCGCAGTAGCTATTGCCAATGCATTGAAGCAGTTGGAGCCGGCAACAGAGATTTTGTTTGTAGGCGCCAAGGGTAAAATGGAAATGGAAAAAGTGCCTCAGGCGGGTTATCGTATTGTGGGATTGGATATTGCCGGATTTAACCGTGCTTCATTGTTGAGTAATATTGGTTTGCCTTTCAAACTCATCAAGAGTTTCTTTCAAGTAAGAAAAATATTCCAATCTTTTAAACCAGATGCTTGCATTGGCGTGGGTGGTTATTCTACTTTCCCCGTATTGAAGCTGGCACAGCAAAAAGGTATACCTACGTTTATTCACGAATCCAATTCATTCGCAGGAAAGAGTAATATTTTATTAGGCAAGAAAGCAACTAAAGTATTCACGGGCACTTCCAATATGGAGCAGTTCTTTCCTGCAGCAAAAATTCAGGTAACTGGCAATCCGGTTCGCGCAAGTATTGCACATAATAGACCAACTAAACAAACGGCAATTGCCGCTTTTGGTTTGGATGCAAGTAAACCAACCATACTTGCTATCGGAGGTAGTTTGGGTGCGCGCAGTATCAATGCTGCTTTGGCTGCAGGATTGGATGCAATTGAAGCTGCAGGTGTGCAGTTAATCTGGCAAACAGGCAAAACAACAGCTGCACAGTTTAAAGAAAAGGCTGCAGGTAGAAACAATGTATGGTGTGATGCATTCATCAATCAGATGGAGCAAGCATATGCCGCTGCAGATGTGGTCATCAGCAGAGCAGGTGCCATGTCGGTTGCAGAACTCTGTGTGGTAGCCAAGCCTGCCATTTTTGTGCCCTTTCCGCACGCTGCGGAAGATCATCAAACCGTGAATGCCATGCATTTGGTGAACCAAGGTGCAGCATTATTGGTGAAAGATGCAGACGCAGCAACAACACTGGTGTCAACTGTATTGGCTCTTGTGAAGGATGCCGACAAGTGTGCTGCGTTGCAGGCGAACATTGCTCCATTAGCCATTTCAGATGCAGATACTGTTGTTGCTAAAACCATTCTTCAATATTTGAACAAATAA
- a CDS encoding FtsW/RodA/SpoVE family cell cycle protein — protein MLGNTADKLFSEIPSPRGVQRELIGRARGDKYIWGIVLLLSLISILVVYSATGSLAYKMYRGNTSIYLFKQVSFTMLGLMVIYFLHRINYTIFSRIAALLFWISIPLLIYTLFFGARINEGSRWIKLPVINMTIQTSDFAKLALFMYISRQMSKRQETIKDFKKGFLPVITPVIVICALIMPANLSNALLTGATSLLLMFIGRVSLRHILLTIGLALIPVAFIVSVAVMTYDKKQVATDKLETAEKMKSVGRFGTWVKRVQDFMYAKDTEVPYQVQQAKIAIANGGVVMGLGPGNSRQRNYLPQAYNDFIFSVIIEEYGLLGAAFIMIVYIIFLFRCIRIFRKCPYAFGAFLALGLSFTMIIQALANMAVNVNLVPVTGVTLPLVSMGGSSYLFMCASIGIILSVARNVEQLEGKEPAPAMVSPQNPVNNG, from the coding sequence ATGCTAGGCAATACAGCAGATAAGCTATTTAGTGAAATCCCCAGCCCACGTGGCGTTCAGCGCGAGCTGATTGGTCGCGCCCGTGGTGACAAATACATCTGGGGTATTGTATTGCTATTGTCATTGATTTCTATTCTGGTGGTATATAGTGCTACAGGATCGCTTGCATATAAAATGTATCGCGGGAATACATCTATCTATTTATTCAAGCAGGTATCTTTTACCATGTTGGGTTTGATGGTGATTTATTTCCTGCACCGCATCAACTATACCATATTTTCTAGGATTGCTGCTTTATTATTCTGGATTTCGATTCCGTTATTGATTTATACCCTCTTCTTTGGAGCGCGTATCAACGAGGGTAGCAGATGGATTAAGTTGCCGGTGATTAACATGACAATCCAGACCAGTGATTTCGCAAAGCTGGCCTTGTTCATGTATATCTCCAGACAGATGAGTAAGCGTCAGGAAACTATCAAGGATTTCAAAAAAGGTTTTCTGCCTGTAATAACACCTGTGATTGTGATTTGTGCCCTCATCATGCCGGCTAACTTATCCAACGCATTGTTAACTGGTGCTACTTCATTGTTACTGATGTTTATCGGTCGAGTGAGTCTGCGTCATATTCTGTTGACGATTGGTCTTGCTTTGATACCAGTAGCATTCATTGTTTCGGTAGCAGTGATGACCTACGATAAAAAACAGGTGGCAACAGATAAATTAGAAACGGCTGAGAAAATGAAATCCGTGGGACGCTTTGGTACTTGGGTGAAGCGTGTACAGGATTTCATGTATGCAAAAGATACGGAAGTGCCTTATCAGGTACAGCAGGCAAAAATTGCCATTGCGAATGGCGGTGTAGTGATGGGGTTGGGGCCTGGTAATAGTCGCCAGCGCAATTACTTGCCACAAGCATATAATGACTTTATTTTCTCGGTGATAATTGAAGAATATGGATTGCTGGGTGCAGCATTTATCATGATTGTATACATCATCTTTTTATTCCGCTGTATCCGCATCTTCAGAAAATGTCCTTATGCATTCGGTGCATTCCTTGCATTGGGTTTAAGCTTCACCATGATCATTCAAGCATTAGCCAATATGGCGGTGAATGTAAACTTGGTGCCTGTTACCGGTGTAACACTGCCGCTGGTGAGCATGGGTGGTAGCTCATACTTATTCATGTGTGCATCCATTGGTATTATACTGAGTGTAGCGCGCAACGTAGAACAGCTGGAAGGTAAAGAGCCTGCTCCTGCAATGGTTTCACCTCAAAATCCTGTGAACAATGGCTAA